The genomic segment CGCCCGAATACTCACCGAACACCAGCAGCACGGGCTCGGGGATCACCAGCTCGGCTGCGATGCCGTGCGGCTCTCCCACGCCGGGCCCGGCGGCCACAGGGAACATGATCGTTACATCGATCAGGCGCGATGATGGGATGCCGTTGTAGCTCTCCATCGCCGGACCCACCGGATGGTGACCCATCGCGACCACGGCGTCCACAAGCTGGGCATAGACCGCCCCAAGCTTATCGGGAGCGCCCCTGTAGTGCGTTGTGCCGACGAGCCCCGCTTCGAGGACCCTCGCCTTCAGCGGCGCCGCCACCTCAGTGCCCTCGGCAATCACCACAACGACGTCCCACCGCAGGTCTTCTTCCGCAACCGTGTTCGGGTCGTTGAAGTAGATGGCCATCACCGACCCGGCCGGTTTGATCTTCTGCTTGCTGAGCTGTTGCATGAGCGTCGAGATCGCTTTGCCGATGTTCGAGTACGGCCCCGTGTGCTCCATACAGGCCACGTTGACCGGCTCGAACTTGGCGATCTTGACGTCGATCGGAGCCGCGTCGGCGGCCGCCAGGGGCTCGATCACCTCGCCGGCCTGCGAGGCACACACCCAGGCAGACAGCAATAGCGCAACAAGACAATACACCCTCACCATGACTGGACCCTCCTTTGCAGACCTCGTGTGCAGCAGACGGCGGGCAGTATAGCACACCGATCCGCTCAGGCGAACGGCGCCTCGCGCACACCGGTCCCGCCGCCTGAGGCCGCACCCAGAGCCGAGGCTTCTTCTTCTCAACTCTGAGAGCATCCGTCGCCCCGCTTCTCAGGCAGAAGAACGTCCGGGACATAAGTGGCCCCGCTCGGCGACCGGGTGCAGAACGCTAATCTCTTGCCGTGCCGCCTATTGTGAAAGCCGTCGCCGCAATGCCCCGCGCGTTGGCACATCGGATGCTCAATGGGGTCGCACCTGAAAAGAACAACCCGGAATTCGGAGGAGAACGAACAATGTCCAAGAAAGGCTTCACACTCGTTGAGATCATGATCGTGGTCGCCATCATCGGCTTGCTGGCCGCGATCGCGATTCCAAACTTCATCAAGGCGCGCGAGACGTCGCAGACCAACGCGTGTATCGAGAACCTGCGGCAGATCGACTCGGCCAAGCAGCAGTGGGCGATCGAGGAGAAGAAGGTCTCGGCCGATACACCGGTGGCCGCCGACCTCGATGACTACATCAAGGGCACCTACGCGGCTCTGGCATGCCCGGCCAGCGGCGCCTACACGATCAACAACGTCGGCACCAACCCGACCTGCAGCGTCGGCGGCGGTCACGTACTGCCGTAAGCGAGCGCCGACACAACGAGGGAAAGTGCGAGGGGGCGGCCTGACCGCCCCCTCTTTTTATCGGGCAAGCGCCCTGGTGGCGCAAGGAGACGGACACGCTATGAGCAGCAACGGCAAGGGCTTCACACTCGTTGAGATCATGATCGTGGTCGCCATCATCGGCTTGCTCCTGGCAATCGCGATCCCCAACTATGGCAAGGCGCGCGAGACGGTCCAGCGCAACACGTGCCTCGAGAACCAGCGCCTCGTCGTCTCGTCCTCCGTGACGTACGCGATGGAGAACAACACCAACTTCCCGGAGGGCGCCAACAGCGTCGCGTTGCGCGACACGCTGCTGAGCAACGAGTACATCCGCAATCGCAACGCGTTTGCATGCCCGGCCAGCGGCGCTGACGACAGCGCCGATTACGTGCTGACCTACGCCGGTGCTGGCATCGACGGCATCTGCTGCACCATCGAGCCAGCAGTGCACGCGTTGGACTGGAACGACTAGGGACCCCGCAAGAGGCGGTGGCGTCCTCGACGCCATCGGAGAAAACGCCCTTCGCAGGATGAGACGACACCCGGGCGGCTTCACACTGGCCGAGGTCGTCGTGGCCGTGCTCATCGTGACCTTCCCAACGCCGGCGCTACCGGCCGCACCCATCACGGGCCGCCTCGCCACCAAAACGACAAGACACCGCGCCCAGGCCACCACCGTGCTGCGGGCGCGCGCCAAGAACGCCAACGGGCTCGACTACGACGCGGACCCCATGATCCCTATGACCATCGAACCCCAAGTCCCCATCGACTCGGTGCGCGGTGGGACCGCCGTGCTCCGCGGCGCGCACCACGACGATCACGGACGACGACGAGGCCGGCCTGCACGCCGCGGCCATCGTCGATCCGCTCACCATCACCAGACAGAACAATAACGTCGAGCTCGTGCTCGTGCTCCGGCGCGCAGTGCAGGCGTTCGACACCGCCGCCAAGGTGCGCGTCAGCACCTGTGTCCGCCCCCATGCGCCCGCTCTGATTCCGAGACGACGGTCGGGCGTCGTCGGCCCAAGTTGACCGTGCTTCTCTGGCATGCTTGTTGCTCCAGCCCCGCCCTGTATTGCCGGAGACAACCGGCTCGGGACATGGGCGTGCATGGCCCTCATGCTCTGAACCATCTCCCTCAGACCAATGCTCAGTTCGTGAACACGAGGGCGGCGCCGCCGGAAATGCCGCGTGAGGTTTTTTCCGGCACGCCGGCCAGAACCTTCCGCAGAGGGAGGCCCGATGTTTGGGAAAAGAAAGCGCAAGCGCATAGCCGTTGGCGTCGATATCGGCAACAGAGCCGTCAAAACCGTCGCCCTGGAGACGGACACCGTCAAGGGCAAACACCGGCTCGTGGGATACCACGTCGCCGCCACCCCCGGAGTGGCCACAGCCATGTCCGACAAAGCGCTGGGCGATCTCGTGCACGCGGCGGTGGCCAAGTGCCCCGGCGACGAGCACGGCGTGCGCGCATCGGTGTCGGGCAACGTGGTCGTGGTTCGCTACATCCGGATGCCCAAGATGGATCTGCAGGAGCTTCGGTCCTCGATCCGCTACGAGGCCGGCCAGCACATCCCATTCGACGTCAAGGAAGTCGAGCTCGACTGCACCATTCTGCGCGCGCCGCAGAACGGCGACGGCAAGATGGAGGTGATGCTCGTGGCGGCGCGCAAGAACGCCTGCGAGCGCGTGCTCAATATCCTCAAGGCGGCCAAGCTGACCGCCAACTGCATCGACGTCGACCCGGTGGCCACGATCAATGCCTATCTTCTCTCGCACCCCAGCGACACGGACAAGCCCACGGCGCTGCTCAACATCGGCGCCAAGCAGAC from the Verrucomicrobiota bacterium genome contains:
- the pilM gene encoding type IV pilus assembly protein PilM, which translates into the protein MFGKRKRKRIAVGVDIGNRAVKTVALETDTVKGKHRLVGYHVAATPGVATAMSDKALGDLVHAAVAKCPGDEHGVRASVSGNVVVVRYIRMPKMDLQELRSSIRYEAGQHIPFDVKEVELDCTILRAPQNGDGKMEVMLVAARKNACERVLNILKAAKLTANCIDVDPVATINAYLLSHPSDTDKPTALLNIGAKQTTVSILSAGIPAFTRCIEIGGEGLSLAIARGLGVELEEAERLKVFGDSLIQPHIEMVLNSIARQVRTSFDYFEGLAGRTVAALYVSGGTAKLDGIGEFLSEALGVPAHEWDPLEGIDTSDFATDDALPSLAPTLDVAVGLAARSVET
- a CDS encoding prepilin-type N-terminal cleavage/methylation domain-containing protein; amino-acid sequence: MSKKGFTLVEIMIVVAIIGLLAAIAIPNFIKARETSQTNACIENLRQIDSAKQQWAIEEKKVSADTPVAADLDDYIKGTYAALACPASGAYTINNVGTNPTCSVGGGHVLP